A region from the Tachyglossus aculeatus isolate mTacAcu1 chromosome X2, mTacAcu1.pri, whole genome shotgun sequence genome encodes:
- the LOC119949597 gene encoding protocadherin gamma-C4-like, with amino-acid sequence MRGGARSRAGPRVRLRRAPLLFFLCHLGWASGQVRYPVPEEAPEGTFVGNIAQDFLLDVGSLSSRRLQVAGEANRRHFRVDLSSGALLVRHPIDREALCGLGASCLLPLEFVTEGPLEMYRAEVEVVDVNDHAPRFPRPRLELEIGEAAAPGQRFPLEKARDADVGSNSVKSYRLSRSEYFALDVKKRGDGSLVPELLLEKPLDREKQADFRLVLTALDGGSPPRSGTAELRVTVLDVNDNAPAFEQSAYRISVPESAPAGTVLLRLNASDPDQGPSGNVTYAFGSHTAERVRGLFGLHPASGELTLRGPLDFEADPYYEFDVRARDGGAPAMEQHCSLRVDLLDVNDNAPQITLTSELGSIRESAEPGTVVALISVQDPDSGSNGDVSLRIPDRLPFALKSAFRNQFSLVTAAALDREAQASYEIPVTASDAGSPPLSSQRTVALNVSDVNDNAPAFVRRSHEVFVQENNRPGVLLCSLAASDPDSGLNGLIAYSLLEPRGRDAAAAAASSSSSSSSSSSSSSAAAASSSSSSSSAGAASSFLSLNPQTGAVHAARSFDYEQTQTLQFEVQARDRGEPPLSSTVTVRLFILDVNDNAPAVLRPQARPGALCPQALPPSAGAGHLVTKVTAVDLDSGYNAWVSYQLFEAPDPTLFAVSRYAGEIRTAGPIPADLPPQRLVIVVQDSGNPPLSTSVTLLVSLEDDAQAALSEVGDSSAPPDGDSRLTLYLAVSLVAICFVSFGSFVALLTRCLRGSAGCPRCPSRARACLGRPRRREGPPPTNGILRIQLGAEEPIKFVDVGGHSHGCTPLASAPPRSDSFMMVKPGSAPSPGGAVRPSCPTSDLLYGPEQAPPNTDWRFSQAQRPGTSGSQPGDEGGTWPNNQFDTEMLQAMILASANEAADGSSTLGAGTMGLSARYGPQFTLQHVPDYRQNVYIPGSTATLTNAAGKRDAKVPAAGGGGGGGGGVLTTFLPSQPLKRFSFRIAV; translated from the exons ATGCGCGGCGGGGCGCGGAGCCGGGCCGGCCCCCGGGTCCGGCTCCGGAGGGCTCCCCTTTTGTTCTTCCTCTGCCACCTGGGCTGGGCGTCCGGGCAGGTCCGGTACCCGGTCCCGGAGGAGGCCCCGGAGGGGACGTTCGTGGGGAACATCGCCCAGGACTTCCTGCTGGACGTGGGGAGCCTGTCGAGCCGCCGGCTGCAGGTGGCCGGCGAGGCGAACCGGCGGCACTTCCGCGTGGACCTGAGCAGCGGGGCCCTGCTGGTCCGCCACCCCATCGATCGCGAGGCGCTGTGCGGGCTCGGCGCCAGCTGCCTGCTGCCGCTCGAGTTCGTCACCGAGGGGCCCCTGGAGATGTACCGAGCCGAGGTGGAGGTGGTGGACGTGAACGACCACGCGCCCCGCTTCCCCCGGCCGCGGCTGGAGCTGGAGATCGGCGAGGCGGCCGCCCCGGGCCAGCGCTTCCCGCTGGAGAAGGCGCGGGACGCCGACGTGGGCAGCAACTCGGTCAAGAGCTACCGTCTGAGCCGCAGCGAGTACTTCGCCCTGGACGTGAAGAAGCGCGGCGACGGCAGCCTGGTCCCGGAGCTGCTGCTGGAGAAGCCGCTGGACCGGGAGAAGCAGGCGGACTTCCGCCTGGTGCTGACGGCCCTGGACGGCGGGTCCCCGCCGCGCTCGGGCACGGCCGAGCTGAGGGTGACGGTGCTGGACGTGAACGACAACGCCCCGGCCTTCGAGCAGTCCGCCTACCGGATCAGCGTGCCGGAGAGCGCCCCGGCGGGCACCGTGCTGCTCCGGCTCAACGCCTCCGACCCGGACCAGGGCCCCAGCGGCAACGTCACCTACGCCTTCGGGAGCCACACGGCCGAGCGGGTCCGCGGCCTGTTCGGCCTGCACCCGGCCAGCGGGGAGCTGACCCTGCGCGGCCCGCTGGACTTCGAGGCGGACCCCTACTACGAGTTCGACGTGCGGGCCCGGGACGGCGGCGCCCCGGCCATGGAGCAGCACTGCAGCCTGCGCGTCGACCTGCTGGACGTCAACGACAACGCCCCGCAGATCACCCTGACGTCCGAGCTGGGCAGCATCCGCGAGAGCGCCGAGCCGGGCACCGTGGTGGCCCTCATCAGCGTCCAGGACCCGGACTCCGGCTCCAACGGCGACGTGAGCCTGCGGATCCCCGACCGGCTGCCCTTCGCCCTCAAGTCGGCCTTCCGAAACCAGTTCTCCCTGGTCACGGCCGCCGCCCTGGACCGGGAGGCGCAGGCCAGCTACGAGATCCCCGTCACCGCCTCGGACGCCGGCTCGCCGCCGCTCAGCAGCCAGCGGACCGTGGCCCTCAACGTGTCGGACGTGAACGACAACGCGCCCGCCTTCGTCCGGCGCTCCCACGAGGTCTTCGTGCAGGAGAACAACCGGCCGGGCGTGCTGCTCTGCTCCCTGGCCGCCTCGGACCCGGACTCCGGCCTCAACGGCCTCATCGCCTACTCGCTCCTGGAGCCGCGGGGCCgggacgccgccgccgccgccgcctcctcctcctcctcctcctcctcctcgtcctcctcgtcctccgccgccgccgcctcttcctcctcctcctcctcctccgccggcgccgcctcctccttcctctccctcaacccGCAGACCGGGGCCGTCCACGCCGCCCGCTCCTTCGACTACGAGCAGACGCAGACGCTGCAGTTCGAGGTGCAGGCCCGCGACCGGGGCGAGCCGCCGCTCAGCAGTACCGTGACCGTCCGCCTCTTCATCCTCGACGTCAACGACAACGCCCCCGCCGTGCTCCGCCCGCAGGCCCGGCCCGGGGCCCTCTGTCCCCAGGCGCTGCCGCCCTCCGCCGGCGCCGGCCACCTGGTGACCAAGGTGACGGCCGTCGACCTGGACTCGGGCTACAACGCCTGGGTCTCCTACCAGCTGTTCGAGGCGCCCGATCCCACGCTCTTCGCCGTGTCCCGCTACGCCGGGGAGATCCGCACGGCCGGGCCCATCCCCGCCGACCTCCCCCCGCAGCGGCTGGTCATCGTGGTCCAGGACAGCGGCAACCCGCCGCTGTCCACCTCGGTGACCCTCCTCGTGTCCCTGGAGGACGACGCGCAGGCCGCCCTCTCGGAGGTCGGGGACTCGTCGGCGCCACCGGACGGCGACTCGCGCCTGACCCTCTACCTGGCCGTGTCGCTGGTGGCCATCTGCTTCGTCTCCTTCGGCTCCTTCGTCGCCCTCCTGACCAGGTGCCTCCGCGGCTCGGCCGGCTGCCCCCGCTGCCCCTCCCGGGCCCGCGCCTGCCTCGGCCGGCCCCGGAGGCGGGAGGGCCCGCCGCCCACCAACGGCATCCTCCGCATCCAGCTGGGGGCCGAGGAGCCCATCAAGTTCGTGGACGTGGGCGGGCACTCGCACGGCTGCACGCCCCTGGCTTCCGCGCCCCCGCGGAGCGACAGCTTCATGATGGTGAAGCCCGGGAGCGCGCCCTCGCCGGGCGGGGCGGTCCGCCCGAGCTGCCCGACCTCGGACCTGCTCTACGGTCCGGAG CAAGCTCCCCCCAACACGGACTGGCGTTTCTCTCAGGCTCAGAGACCCGGCACCAGTGG atCCCAGCCTGGTGATGAAGGAGGCACCTGGCCCAACAACCAATTTGACACGGAGATGCTGCAGGCTATGATCTTGGCCTCTGCCAATG AAGCGGCGGACGGGAGTTCCACCTTGGGCGCGGGCACCATGGGTCTGAGCGCTCGCTACGGGCCCCAGTTCACCCTGCAGCACGTGCCCGACTACCGCCAGAACGTCTACATCCCGGGCAGCACGGCCACGCTGACCAACGCCGCGGGCAAGAGGGATGCCAAGGTTCCCGccgccggcgggggcgggggcggcggcggcggcg tACTGACCACTTTTTTGCCCTCCCAGCCTCTAAAACGCTTCTCTTTCCGTATAGCCGTGTAG